A genomic stretch from Bos javanicus breed banteng chromosome 3, ARS-OSU_banteng_1.0, whole genome shotgun sequence includes:
- the LOC133245260 gene encoding olfactory receptor 6N2 produces the protein MEPHNHSSPAEFVLLGFPRVGRIRGWLFVLLLLAYLFTICGNMLIFLVIRLDAALHTPMYHFVSILSFLELWYTATTIPKMLANLLSDKKTISFSGCLLQTYFFHSLGASECYLLTAMAYDRYLAICRPLHYPAVMTPMLCAKMAAGCWTCGFLCPISEVILVSQLPFCSYNEIQHIFCDFPPLLSLACKDTSTNVLVDFAINAFIILITFLFIMVSYGRIMGTILQIKTIAGRKKAFSTCASHLIVVLIFFGSIIFMYVRLKESYSLTLDRTLAVVYSVLTPLVNPIIYSLRNKELIKAIKRTIFQKGERASPTQH, from the coding sequence ATGGAGCCACACAACCATTCAAGCCCGGCTGAATTTGTGCTCCTTGGTTTCCCCAGGGTGGGACGTATCAGGGGCTGGCTTTTTGTCCTGCTGCTGTTGGCATACCTGTTCACTATCTGTGGCAACATGCTCATCTTCCTAGTCATACGACTGGATGCGGCCCTACACACACCCATGTACCACTTTgtcagtattctttccttcttgGAGCTGTGGTATACAGCCACCACCATCCCCAAGATGCTAGCTAATCTTCTCAGTGATAAGAAGACCATTTCTTTTTCAGGATGCCTCCTTCAGACCTACTTCTTCCACTCCCTAGGGGCCTCTGAATGCTACCTTCTTACAGCAATGGCCTATGACCGATACCTGGCCATTTGCAGGCCCCTCCACTATCCTGCAGTTATGACCCCCATGCTCTGTGCCAAGATGGCTGCTGGTTGTTGGACCTGTGGCTTTCTATGTCCCATATCTGAAGTCATCCTGGTCTCCCAGCTCCCTTTTTGCAGCTACAATGAAATTCAACACATCTTCTGTGACTTTCCACCTCTTCTGAGCCTGGCCTGCAAGGACACATCCACTAATGTCCTGGTGGACTTTGCCATTAATGCCTTCATCATCCTTATCACCTTCCTCTTTATTATGGTGTCTTATGGAAGAATCATGGGGACTATACTGCAGATAAAAACAATCGCAGGAAGAAAGAAGGCCTTCTCTACATGTGCTTCCCATCTTATTGTGGTCCTCATCTTCTTTGGGAGCATCATCTTCATGTATGTGCGGCTAAAGGAGAGCTATTCATTGACCCTTGATCGGACGCTTGCTGTAGTCTACTCTGTACTAACACCACTAGTCAACCCAATTATCTACAGTCTTCGTAACAAGGAGCTCATTAAGGCCATTAAGAGAACCATCttccagaagggagagagagctAGTCCCACCCAACACTGA